Proteins co-encoded in one Medicago truncatula cultivar Jemalong A17 chromosome 8, MtrunA17r5.0-ANR, whole genome shotgun sequence genomic window:
- the LOC11415824 gene encoding ADP-ribosylation factor-like protein 2, whose amino-acid sequence MGLLSIIRKIKKKEKEMRILMVGLDNSGKTTIVLKINGEDTSVISPTLGFNIKTLTYQKYTLNIWDVGGQKTIRSYWRNYFEQTDGLVWVVDSSDLRRLDDCKMELDNLLKEERLSGASLLILANKQDIKGALAPEEIAKVLNLEAMDKSRHWMIVGCSAYTGEGLLEGFDWLVQDIASRIYLLD is encoded by the exons ATGGGTCTTCTCAGCATCATTCGGAAAAtcaagaagaaggagaaggaaATGCGAATTCTTATGGT TGGGTTGGACAATTCAGGGAAAACTACAATCGTTTTGAAGATTAACGGGGAGGACACTAGCGTCATCAGTCCTACCCTTGGATTCAACATCAAAACCCTCACCTACCAGAA GTACACTCTAAATATATGGGATGTTGGAGGCCAAAAAACCATTCGATCTTACTGGAGAAACTACTTTGAGCAAACAGATGGTTTGGTTTGGGTAGTTGACAGTTCGGATCTGAGAAGATTGGATGATTGCAAAATGGAGCTAGATAACCTTCTAAAGGAAGAG AGACTATCTGGAGCATCCTTACTAATTCTAGCAAATAAACAAGATATTAAAGGCGCCCTTGCACCAGAAGAAATAGCTAAG GTGTTGAACTTGGAAGCGATGGATAAATCTCGACACTGGATGATAGTTGGCTGTAGTGCATACACTGGTGAGGGCTTGCTTGAGGGATTTGATTGGTTGGTCCAGGACATAG